The following are encoded in a window of Prevotella melaninogenica genomic DNA:
- a CDS encoding energy transducer TonB, giving the protein MIKKLFLVLFLSFVVVGNIDAQKHKRTMKPKKKEQTEQPYCAEPAFALCYDTLNVDTLGAKMFETAEGLKPSFRGNLLEFIASNLQYPPELAESTVSGRVIIKFFVTPSGRCCLFRVMRSVDPYLDREALRVLKLMPAWKWERRPKQGVWQLVPVTFRLL; this is encoded by the coding sequence ATGATAAAGAAACTGTTTTTAGTTCTATTTTTAAGTTTTGTAGTCGTTGGTAATATCGATGCACAGAAGCATAAAAGAACGATGAAACCGAAGAAAAAGGAGCAAACTGAGCAGCCTTATTGTGCTGAACCAGCCTTTGCTCTTTGTTATGATACATTGAATGTGGACACCTTAGGGGCAAAGATGTTTGAAACCGCCGAGGGTTTGAAGCCTTCGTTCCGAGGTAATCTCCTCGAATTCATCGCATCAAATCTTCAATATCCGCCTGAATTGGCAGAAAGCACAGTGTCAGGAAGAGTCATTATAAAGTTTTTTGTGACTCCCTCTGGTCGTTGCTGTCTGTTTAGGGTTATGCGTTCTGTAGATCCATACCTCGACCGAGAGGCACTTCGCGTACTAAAACTTATGCCTGCATGGAAGTGGGAAAGACGACCGAAGCAAGGAGTATGGCAACTTGTACCTGTCACCTTCAGATTATTATAA
- a CDS encoding uracil-DNA glycosylase, whose product MGVKIEPSWAQQLSGEFEKPYFQQLVEQVKQEYAQFPCYPPGNLIFNAFNLCPFDKVRVVIIGQDPYHEPGQAMGLSFSVPDGVQLPPSLQNIYKEIAADLGTPIRQSGNLTRWAEQGVLLLNATLTVRAHVANSHQPLGWGTFTDAAIKALSDGRENLVFMLWGGFARSKKALIDQQRHCVIESVHPSPLSANRGGWFGQHQFSRCNAYLISCGAQPIEW is encoded by the coding sequence ATGGGTGTAAAGATAGAGCCATCGTGGGCACAGCAACTGAGTGGAGAGTTTGAGAAACCTTACTTTCAGCAGTTAGTTGAGCAGGTGAAACAAGAGTATGCACAGTTCCCTTGTTATCCTCCAGGAAACTTGATATTCAATGCCTTTAATCTTTGTCCTTTTGACAAGGTGAGGGTTGTGATTATTGGGCAAGACCCTTATCACGAGCCTGGTCAGGCGATGGGATTAAGCTTCTCCGTGCCTGATGGGGTACAGCTTCCACCTTCATTGCAGAATATCTATAAGGAGATTGCGGCAGATTTAGGTACACCTATCCGTCAGTCAGGCAACTTAACACGTTGGGCAGAGCAGGGAGTTCTCTTGCTGAATGCTACACTTACCGTCCGCGCACATGTAGCTAATAGTCATCAGCCATTAGGGTGGGGAACCTTTACCGATGCGGCTATCAAGGCACTTAGTGATGGACGAGAGAACTTAGTCTTTATGCTTTGGGGCGGTTTTGCGCGTAGTAAGAAGGCACTGATTGACCAGCAACGACACTGTGTTATAGAGAGTGTGCACCCTTCGCCACTCTCTGCTAATCGTGGAGGCTGGTTTGGACAGCATCAGTTCTCACGTTGTAACGCCTACCTGATTTCTTGTGGGGCGCAACCTATTGAGTGGTAG
- a CDS encoding DUF3109 family protein — protein MGNTYDHIFMVGDVLVSPDIINVKFCCDLDKCHGQCCIEGDAGAPVTLDETMEIENVLDTVWGDLSASGQAVIDKQGVAYTDEEGDLVTSIVGGKDCVFTCYENGCCLCALERSYRNGKTGFVKPISCSLYPVRVKDFGNGTCGINYHHWRICADARKKGEELNLPLYKFLKEPLTRRFGKEWYDELCEVALQLTSEQVDE, from the coding sequence ATGGGTAATACGTATGATCATATATTTATGGTGGGTGATGTGCTTGTCTCACCAGATATAATCAATGTGAAGTTTTGCTGCGACCTTGATAAATGTCATGGTCAGTGTTGCATTGAGGGAGATGCTGGTGCACCTGTAACCTTGGACGAGACAATGGAGATAGAGAATGTCCTTGATACTGTTTGGGGTGACTTGTCAGCCTCTGGGCAGGCGGTCATAGATAAACAGGGTGTCGCTTACACCGATGAAGAAGGCGATTTGGTGACGAGTATCGTTGGTGGTAAGGACTGTGTCTTCACTTGTTATGAGAATGGTTGTTGTCTTTGCGCCTTGGAACGTTCCTACCGTAATGGCAAGACAGGCTTCGTAAAACCTATTTCTTGTTCGTTGTATCCAGTTAGAGTGAAAGACTTTGGGAATGGTACCTGTGGTATCAATTACCATCACTGGCGTATCTGTGCCGATGCAAGAAAAAAAGGAGAAGAACTGAATCTTCCCCTTTATAAGTTTTTGAAGGAACCCCTTACGCGTAGATTTGGTAAGGAGTGGTATGATGAATTGTGTGAGGTAGCTCTTCAGTTAACAAGTGAACAAGTTGACGAGTAG
- a CDS encoding energy transducer TonB: MKKFLIIFFLNLMTIGSIHATNSSQMKFQQENMSNMKAITLPENSKKARHDTVFVLKEFPFFPGDFNEFIFSNFHYPPSLKENCIQGRVVVRFCINPKGKCDHFSIVRSVDPLIDKEVLRVLKLMPKWKWRDRTKKCLWMVKAVEFQLR; encoded by the coding sequence ATGAAGAAGTTTCTGATTATATTCTTTTTAAACTTGATGACGATAGGTAGTATTCATGCTACGAATAGTAGCCAGATGAAATTCCAACAGGAGAATATGTCTAATATGAAGGCTATTACCTTACCAGAAAATTCTAAAAAGGCTCGGCATGACACCGTTTTTGTCCTAAAAGAATTCCCATTCTTTCCGGGAGATTTTAATGAGTTTATCTTTTCTAACTTCCATTATCCACCATCTCTAAAGGAAAATTGTATACAGGGAAGGGTGGTCGTAAGGTTCTGTATTAACCCCAAAGGAAAGTGTGATCATTTTTCTATTGTGCGTTCTGTCGACCCACTGATTGACAAGGAAGTTCTACGTGTTTTAAAGTTAATGCCAAAATGGAAATGGAGGGATCGAACGAAGAAATGTTTGTGGATGGTAAAGGCTGTAGAATTTCAGTTGAGATAA
- the ung gene encoding uracil-DNA glycosylase — MEWILEESWREKLKDKLDKSYYRKLVEKVREEYKNETCYPPEDKIFNALNLCPFDKVKVVIMGQDPYFNPGQAMGLSFSVPEGVQLPPSLKTLYRALGINLNGINQPSGDLTRWAEQGVLLLNTVLTVREKQANSHRKYKWRLFTDAVVSALNEEREHIVFMLWGRIAQRKERFIRTDNGRHMVLKAVHPAARRYGGWDGNDHFGCCNAYLEKNKILPIVWTVVDA, encoded by the coding sequence ATGGAATGGATTTTAGAAGAATCGTGGCGTGAAAAGCTGAAGGATAAACTGGATAAATCCTACTACAGGAAATTGGTGGAAAAGGTGCGAGAGGAGTATAAGAATGAGACTTGCTATCCGCCAGAAGATAAGATTTTCAATGCCTTAAATCTTTGCCCTTTTGATAAGGTAAAGGTTGTCATTATGGGGCAGGACCCTTATTTTAATCCTGGTCAGGCTATGGGACTGAGTTTTTCCGTGCCTGAAGGCGTACAGCTTCCGCCTTCATTGAAGACTCTATATAGGGCACTTGGGATTAATCTCAATGGGATTAATCAGCCTTCGGGAGACCTTACACGCTGGGCTGAACAAGGTGTGTTGTTGTTGAATACGGTATTGACTGTGCGTGAGAAGCAAGCTAACAGTCATCGTAAATACAAGTGGCGGCTTTTTACGGATGCTGTTGTAAGTGCATTGAATGAAGAGCGTGAGCATATTGTCTTTATGTTATGGGGACGCATAGCGCAACGAAAGGAGCGTTTTATACGTACGGATAATGGCAGGCATATGGTACTAAAGGCAGTGCATCCGGCAGCTCGACGTTATGGAGGCTGGGATGGAAATGACCATTTCGGGTGCTGCAATGCGTATTTAGAGAAGAACAAAATTTTGCCTATTGTTTGGACGGTAGTGGATGCATAA
- a CDS encoding energy transducer TonB: protein MMKRILLAMSLSICMAATVNAQQEKMSMKSYENEVRKDTIDTLEVKNERHKIFDCWFPPMPSFPGNIQQFLRAHLVWPAGRKNKKVEGKVIVKFYIERDGTCSQFKILRSLSPAFDTEALRVLKLMPKWNVDSTAKGGTWYVLPVSFKKQNVQQ from the coding sequence ATGATGAAGCGAATTTTGTTAGCAATGTCACTTAGTATCTGTATGGCAGCAACTGTAAATGCTCAACAGGAAAAGATGTCGATGAAATCTTATGAAAATGAGGTTCGGAAAGATACAATCGATACCTTAGAAGTAAAAAACGAAAGGCATAAAATATTTGATTGTTGGTTTCCTCCAATGCCATCTTTCCCAGGTAATATCCAACAATTCCTTCGTGCTCACCTTGTATGGCCAGCTGGTCGTAAGAACAAAAAGGTTGAAGGAAAGGTGATTGTTAAGTTTTATATAGAACGTGACGGCACTTGTTCTCAGTTCAAGATACTTCGTTCGTTGAGTCCTGCTTTTGATACAGAGGCGTTAAGGGTATTGAAGTTAATGCCGAAGTGGAATGTGGATTCAACGGCTAAGGGTGGTACTTGGTATGTCTTGCCAGTTTCTTTTAAGAAACAAAATGTTCAACAATAA
- a CDS encoding fatty-acid--CoA ligase yields MRKTKQKRDYERPECKVHKLELENFICTSVYPDAPHTTETDWEDGGELDGGTIEF; encoded by the coding sequence ATGAGAAAAACGAAACAGAAAAGGGATTATGAACGTCCCGAGTGTAAAGTGCATAAACTTGAACTCGAAAACTTTATTTGTACATCGGTATACCCAGATGCTCCACACACAACCGAGACAGACTGGGAAGACGGTGGAGAACTTGATGGTGGAACAATTGAATTTTAG
- a CDS encoding AraC family transcriptional regulator, translating into MRKNIRLTEVNVTHAKHVYPDGKYIDNDLILFEDIAQVPLPTNPSRMKSLFLALCTSGHAQYTVDTKMHEVGAGDVIIISEEQVVADYILSRDCKGIALIMSYDFFQNIVSGVHELSALFLFARTHPVFHLDNNQAKALENDIQHIKEKIIDTGHRFRRELVMTMLKALIIDMSDIIYRFQQVGEAGQTRAEAIFRDFIQTVEKNYRTERRVSWYAQQLCITSKYLSETVRTVSRRTPSDWIDSYVTRELRVMLRNSTMSIKQIADELNFANQSFMGKYFKEHVGMSPSQFRKS; encoded by the coding sequence ATGAGAAAGAATATTAGGCTTACTGAAGTAAACGTAACACACGCCAAGCACGTTTATCCTGACGGCAAATACATAGATAACGACCTTATTCTCTTCGAGGACATCGCGCAAGTACCACTTCCTACCAATCCTTCTCGTATGAAGTCTCTCTTCCTTGCCCTCTGTACCAGCGGTCATGCACAATATACTGTTGATACAAAGATGCACGAGGTGGGTGCTGGAGACGTCATTATCATCAGTGAGGAACAGGTAGTTGCCGACTATATACTCTCACGTGATTGTAAGGGTATCGCCCTCATCATGTCTTATGACTTCTTTCAGAACATTGTAAGTGGAGTTCACGAACTATCTGCCCTCTTCCTCTTTGCCCGTACACATCCTGTTTTCCACCTTGATAACAATCAGGCGAAGGCATTAGAAAACGATATTCAGCATATCAAGGAGAAGATTATTGATACTGGTCACCGCTTCCGTCGTGAGTTAGTTATGACTATGCTAAAGGCACTTATCATCGATATGAGTGATATCATCTATCGCTTCCAACAAGTTGGAGAAGCCGGACAGACACGTGCTGAAGCTATCTTCCGCGACTTCATTCAGACTGTGGAAAAGAACTATCGCACGGAACGACGTGTCAGCTGGTACGCACAACAACTGTGTATCACATCTAAATATCTCTCTGAAACCGTGCGTACTGTCAGCAGACGAACACCAAGTGATTGGATTGACTCCTACGTTACACGTGAGTTACGTGTAATGCTTAGAAACAGTACGATGAGTATTAAGCAGATTGCTGATGAGCTAAACTTCGCCAATCAGAGCTTTATGGGTAAATACTTTAAGGAACATGTGGGCATGAGTCCTTCGCAGTTTAGAAAAAGTTAA
- the gpmI gene encoding 2,3-bisphosphoglycerate-independent phosphoglycerate mutase, whose protein sequence is MAKKALLMILDGWGNGKHGKGDVIYNTPTPYLDYLNAVSAHSELQASGEDVGLPDGQMGNSEVGHLNIGAGRIVYQDLVKINKACQSGDILKNQDIINAYSYAQKNGKKLHLMGLTSTGGVHSSLDHLFKLIEIGKEYNLKDVYVHCFMDGRDTDPKSGAGFVAEIQKVCDANDAHIASVVGRFYAMDRDKRWDRVKEAYDLLVEGKGVQATDMVKAVEASYAEGVTDEFIKPITNSSVNGKIEEGDVVIFINFRNDRAKELTSVLTQQDLPEEGMHTIKDLQFYCMTPYDANFKNVNVLFPKENVMDTLGEYLSKLGKKQLHTAETEKYAHVTFFFNGGREQPYEGEDRILVPSPKVATYDLQPEMSAFEVKDKLVGAINTQEYDFIVVNFANGDMVGHTGVYNAIAKAVWAVDQCVKEVVEAAKANDYETIIIADHGNADNAINEDGSPNTAHSLNPVPFIYVTNNNSATVKNGRLADVAPSILHIMGLEQPADMTGENLITD, encoded by the coding sequence ATGGCAAAGAAAGCTTTATTGATGATCCTTGATGGATGGGGTAACGGTAAGCATGGTAAGGGTGATGTTATCTATAACACCCCAACACCCTACTTAGATTATTTGAATGCTGTTAGTGCACACTCTGAGTTGCAAGCATCAGGAGAAGATGTAGGTCTGCCAGACGGCCAGATGGGTAACTCTGAGGTAGGTCACTTAAATATAGGTGCAGGTCGTATTGTTTATCAGGACCTCGTTAAGATTAACAAGGCTTGCCAGAGCGGTGACATCTTGAAGAACCAAGATATCATTAATGCATATAGCTATGCACAGAAGAATGGTAAGAAACTCCACTTGATGGGTCTGACCTCTACGGGTGGTGTTCACTCTTCACTTGATCACCTCTTTAAGCTCATCGAGATTGGTAAGGAGTACAACCTTAAGGACGTTTACGTTCATTGTTTTATGGACGGACGTGATACAGACCCAAAGAGTGGTGCTGGTTTCGTTGCTGAGATTCAGAAGGTTTGCGATGCAAATGACGCACATATCGCTTCAGTCGTTGGTCGTTTCTATGCAATGGACCGTGACAAGCGTTGGGACCGTGTGAAAGAAGCATACGATTTGCTCGTTGAGGGTAAGGGCGTACAGGCTACTGACATGGTTAAAGCGGTTGAGGCAAGCTATGCAGAAGGTGTGACAGACGAGTTTATCAAGCCTATCACAAACTCTTCTGTGAATGGTAAGATTGAGGAGGGTGACGTAGTTATCTTCATTAACTTCCGTAACGACCGTGCTAAGGAGTTGACATCTGTGCTCACACAGCAGGACCTCCCAGAGGAAGGTATGCATACAATTAAGGATCTGCAGTTCTATTGTATGACTCCATACGATGCAAACTTTAAGAACGTGAATGTTCTCTTCCCTAAGGAGAACGTAATGGATACATTAGGTGAATACCTCAGCAAGCTCGGTAAGAAGCAGCTTCATACAGCCGAGACAGAGAAGTATGCACACGTAACCTTCTTCTTCAATGGTGGTCGTGAGCAGCCTTATGAGGGTGAAGACCGTATCTTGGTGCCTTCTCCAAAGGTGGCAACATACGACTTGCAGCCTGAGATGAGTGCCTTCGAGGTGAAGGATAAACTTGTTGGTGCTATCAATACACAGGAGTATGACTTCATCGTAGTGAACTTTGCTAATGGTGATATGGTAGGTCATACAGGTGTTTATAATGCCATTGCAAAGGCTGTATGGGCAGTTGACCAGTGTGTTAAGGAGGTTGTTGAGGCTGCGAAGGCTAACGATTATGAGACAATCATCATCGCTGACCACGGTAACGCAGACAATGCAATCAATGAGGATGGCAGTCCAAACACTGCTCACTCACTCAACCCAGTACCATTCATCTATGTTACAAACAACAATTCTGCAACAGTAAAGAATGGTCGTTTGGCTGACGTTGCTCCTTCAATCCTTCATATTATGGGATTAGAACAGCCAGCAGATATGACAGGTGAAAATCTTATTACAGATTAA
- a CDS encoding tail tape measure protein, protein MKNRKLVLSLVALTGLTSLSAQAQTNNTEKPHETIIQRVDTLAKKLGSDVKHAEGVEKAKLNAEAHKVGAAVKKAETTEKAKLNADKQRVKADLANDKKKVNKVYQDDKAKFNADVKKVENGLAKDEQKVKNTYRKDEAKVKQGFAKDKQKVRNAYRKDKAKVKAGVKKVKQGLAKDGQKIKNTYNKDKAKVKAFFKKEK, encoded by the coding sequence ATGAAGAATCGTAAGTTAGTATTATCATTAGTAGCCCTTACAGGACTCACTTCTCTCAGCGCACAAGCACAGACCAACAATACAGAAAAGCCTCATGAGACTATCATACAGCGTGTTGACACGTTGGCAAAGAAGTTAGGTTCTGATGTTAAACATGCAGAGGGTGTGGAGAAAGCTAAGTTAAACGCTGAGGCACATAAGGTAGGTGCTGCCGTTAAGAAGGCTGAAACTACTGAGAAAGCAAAACTCAACGCAGACAAGCAGAGAGTTAAGGCAGACCTTGCTAACGACAAGAAGAAGGTAAATAAGGTTTATCAGGATGATAAGGCAAAGTTCAATGCTGATGTAAAGAAGGTTGAGAACGGTCTTGCTAAAGATGAGCAGAAAGTAAAGAATACTTATCGTAAGGATGAGGCAAAGGTAAAGCAGGGTTTTGCTAAGGATAAGCAGAAAGTAAGAAACGCATATCGTAAGGACAAGGCAAAGGTTAAGGCTGGCGTAAAAAAGGTTAAGCAAGGTCTTGCTAAGGACGGACAGAAAATCAAGAACACTTATAACAAAGACAAGGCGAAGGTTAAAGCGTTCTTTAAGAAGGAGAAATAA
- a CDS encoding HU family DNA-binding protein: MISFKVVETTHKIGPKKGQKAFNAVPKAPMKFSADWLVNRIVRETSLSEGDVRNVIITLRNIAIEVISLGGSLDLGDLFSFRTTIPSKMVDNEKDVTAESLKRPRVLVRWKSAVTEALKKIEVDVDNPARRKTKEGKEEKKKKEGGGPEAG; this comes from the coding sequence ATGATTTCATTTAAGGTAGTTGAGACCACACACAAGATTGGTCCAAAGAAAGGTCAGAAAGCCTTTAATGCCGTGCCAAAAGCCCCGATGAAGTTTTCAGCCGATTGGCTTGTTAACCGTATTGTTCGCGAAACCTCGTTGAGTGAGGGAGATGTGAGAAACGTGATCATCACCCTGCGTAATATTGCTATTGAGGTGATTAGCCTTGGTGGTTCGCTAGACCTTGGCGACTTGTTTTCGTTCCGCACTACGATACCGTCAAAGATGGTAGATAACGAGAAAGATGTCACCGCAGAATCCTTGAAGCGTCCCCGTGTCCTTGTTCGCTGGAAGTCTGCCGTCACGGAAGCGTTGAAGAAGATTGAAGTGGATGTGGATAATCCAGCGAGGAGGAAGACTAAAGAAGGAAAGGAAGAAAAGAAAAAGAAAGAGGGTGGAGGACCAGAGGCGGGATAA